The segment GACCTCTTCGAGCAGCGCCAGCAGGAGCACCCCACGCGGGTGCTGTTCCAGGAGCTGGCCGACGACGGCGGCGGCCGCTGGGACTACGCGCGCACCTGGCGCCGCGTGCGCGCCATCGCCGCGCTCATGTGGCGCGACGGCCCCCGCCCCGCGCTGGAGCGGGGCGCCGACCGCACGGCCGACGGCCCGCGTGTCGCCCTCTGGACCGACAACGGCATCACCTCGGCCTGCTGCGACCTGGCCTGCCTGACCCACGACCTCTTCGTCACGCCGCTGAACGTGCACTTCGGCGTGGGCGACCTCGTGTGGATCTTCGATCGCCTGCGCGTCACCGTCGCCGTGTGCGACACGCCCGAGCGCCTCGACCGGCTGCTCGAGATCCGCAGCGCGGCGCGCCAGCCGTTCCTCATCTACGCCCTGCACCCGTGCGACCGGGTGGGCACCGCCGACGTGCGCCTGCTGGACGAGGACCTGGCCGACCTGCAGCGCGGCGAGATCGACGCGATCCTGGCCGACCGCCCCCGCCGCACCCTGCGCGAGCCCACGACGGTGATGTTCACCTCGGGCAGCACGGGCCGGCCCAAGGGGGTCGTCTTCAACCAGTTCAACCTCGTCACGAAGCGCTTCGCCCGGGCCGCGGCCCTGCCGGCGGTGGGCCGCGACGAGGTCATGCTGTGCTACCTGCCGCTCTTCCACACCTTCGGTCGCTACCTCGAGATGCTCGGCACCATCTTCTGGGGCGGCACCTATGTCTTCGCCGGCAACCCCTCGGTGGAGACCCTGCTCAGCCAGTTCCAGCAGGTGCGTCCGACGGCCCTGATCAGCGTGCCGCTGCGCTGGATGCAGATCTCCGACCACGCCATCGCGGCCGCGCGCGAGTCGGACGCCGAGACCTCCCAGACGCGCCTGCTGCGCGAGATCGTGGGCGACCGCCTCTACTGGGGCCTGTCGGCGGCGGGCTACCTCGACCCGCGCGTCTTCCGCTTCTTCCACCGCCACGGCGTGGCCCTGTGCAGCGGCTTCGGCATGACCGAGGGCACCGGCGGCCTGACCATGACCCCGCCCGACGACTACGTGGAGGATTCGGTGGGCGTGCCCCTGCCCGGGGTGAAGGTCCGCTTCGGCGACCAGGACGAGCTGCAGATCGCCGGCGTCTACATCGCCCGCTACCTGCCCGAGGAGGCCCCCGGCGGCTGCCTGCGCGTGGACGCGCCCGAGTCGGACGACTTCTGGCTCGCCACCGGCGACGTCTTCCGGCGCACCCGCGGCGACCACCTCGAGATCGTCGACCGCATCAAGGACATCTACAAGAACAACAAGGGCCAGACCATCGCCCCGCGGCAGATCGAGTCGCTCTTCGACCTCGTGCCCGGCATCAGGCGGACCTTCCTCGCCGGCGACGGCCGCAGCTACAACACCCTGCTCATCGTGCCCGACGAGAGCGACGAGGTGCTCCGCTCGCTGACCGACGCCGAGAGCCGGCGCGAGTACTTCGAGCAGATCGTGACCCTGGCCAATCCCGGCCTCGCGGCCTACGAGCGGGTCGTGAACTTCACGATCCTGGACCGCGACTTCAGCGCCGACCACGGCGAACTGACCGCCAAGGGCAGCTACAAGCGCAAGGTCATCGAGAGGAACTTCGCCGAGGAGATCGCCGCCCTCTACCGGACCAACACGCGCACCCTCGAGGTCAACTGCTACCAGGTGACGATCCCGCGCTGGTTCTTCCGCGACCTCGGCGTGCTCGACGACGCCATCGTCGCCACCGAGAACGGCCTGCGCAACCGCGAGGACGGGCGCACGCTGCGGGTCGGCCCGGGGGCCGAGGGCCGCGTGCGCATCGGCGACCTGGAGTACCTGCTGAAGGGCCGCCGCATCGACCTCGGCCTGGTCGCGCGCCAGCCGCTGCTGTGGCTGGGCAACAGCGCCGTGATCGACTTCAGCCCCTGCAAGGCGGGCTGGGACACCGACCTCGGGCCCTTCGGCGAGCAGGTCTTCCTCCCCGCGGCGGCGCGGCGCCAGTACTCCGGCCCGCCCGCCGCCGGCCGCGTCGACCGGCACCTGGTCGAGATCGACGACCTGGTGCGGCGGGCCCTCTTCGGCGACGCCCAGCTGGCCCGCGACTCCCTCGCCGCCCTGAACGAGCTGCTCGGCCGCGTCGGACCGAACCAGGGCGCGGTGATCCGGCGCCGGCTCGAGGCCCTCGCCGGCCACCAGGCGAAGTCGGTGCGCTGCCGCGCCTACCAGATGCTGGTGCTCGACCAGCCGGTGGCCGACTACAACCGCTACCTGCCGGCCTTCATCGAGTCGGGCAAGCCCTTCCTGGACAAGGAGAGCTTCGAGGCCATCGGCCGCGCGGCCATCGAGCCGCGTCGCCTCGAGGCCCTGCGCCAGCGCCTGCATGCCTACCGCACGCAGCTGCAGTGGCCGGCCGAGGAGAAGCGCCGCCGGGTCTTCGAGGACCTCTTCCACCTGCTGGCGGACTTCGGCCGCTTCCATCCCGAGTTCTACGGACCCATCCGCGAGGAGCTGATCAGCTGGCAGCTCCACGTGCAGGATCCGGACCTCGCCCGGGCCGCCGCGCGCCAGATGATCGCCCTGTCGGACTGGCTCGAGCAGGAGCTGCAGCGCGACTTCGACGGCATCGACCCGGCGGCGTGGAAGGGCAAGATCGTCTTCCAGGAGGGGCTCAGCCCCACCGAGATCGGGCGGCTGAAGGAGGTGCTGATCGGCACCACCTTCCTGCGCCAGTCGATCATGCTCGCCTTCGAGGGCGAGGACCTCGCCGTGTCCGACATCGCCCCGGGCGGCATCTTCGTCTCGCGCATCATCTCCCGCTACGAGGACTCGCGCTACCGCGCCAGCGTGAACACCGTCACCGGCAAGCATTTCGACCTGCAGCTGATCATCCGCGAGGACGCCGACACCAAGCTGCTCACCGACACCATCTACTGGTACATCGCCCTGCGCGGCTACCCCTTCGGCACCCCCATGCTGCCCACCTTCGGCTGTTCCCGCCCCGAGCTGGGCGCCCTGTCCATGGCCTACGTGAGCGACCTGACGGTGTGGGAGAAGATCCGCGAGTTCAGCTCGGTGCGCGGGCCGGGCACCCAGCCGCCTTCGCGCATGCGCTGGCACCAGCTGATGGTGCGCGCCATGAGCGTCGTCGTGCGGGGCTGGCGCAACTCCGAGCGGCGCATCATCCCGGGCCTGATCACGCCCAACAACATCATCGTGCCCGAGCCCGACTACCGGCGCGGCGCGGTGCAGAACAACCTCACCGGCTGGAAGCCCTACACCGGGCCTCTCTCCCTGATCCGGCCCCTGTGGCGGAACATGTACCACCACACCATCAGCCACTATCCGTGGGTGAAGGAGTACCTCGAGCGCGAGTGGATCCTCGAGGCCTTCGTCGAAGCCCTCGGCGTGACCGAGGCGCGCGCCTTCTTCGCCGAGCTGCGCGAGGAGATGGACGCCCGCGACGAGGACGAGATGGGTCTCGGCTTCGGGGACGTGCTGCGCGGGTTCGCCGCGCGCCTGGGCCAGGAGTACTACCCGCCCCTGAGCCTGCGCGCCGCCATCCACCGCTACCAGGAATGGGAGATCGCCAACCCCGAGGCCACGCCGCGTGCCCGCCTCGAGTTCCTCGAGGAGCTCTCGCGCCTCTACAAGCTGCACAGCCTGCCCGAGATCGCGCGCTTCACCCTCTTCCGCGACACCTATTTCCGCCAGGCGCCGCCCGAGGTGCACGACGTCTTCGACCGCCTCGTCGAACGCATGTTCCTGCATCCCCAGCGCCGCGCGACGCGCATGGTCGAGCTGTCGGACCTGCAGGCCCTCCTGACCGGCGAGGACGACCGCACCGCCTTCCACCGGCTGGTCTTCCCCCACCGCCAGCGCCACGAGCAGATGGAGGTGCGCTCGATCGGCACGCCCGACCGCGAGCAGGTCATCGTGCGGTCCACCATCACCGACCGCTACGGCCGCGGCTACACCGTGGGCGAGCCGGCGGGACCGGCGGAAGTGGGCCTGCTGTACCGGATCTTCCTGCAGGCGGGCTATCCCCGCACCCTGTCGCGCAGCGATCGCTACTTCGTCATCACC is part of the bacterium genome and harbors:
- a CDS encoding AMP-binding protein — translated: DLFEQRQQEHPTRVLFQELADDGGGRWDYARTWRRVRAIAALMWRDGPRPALERGADRTADGPRVALWTDNGITSACCDLACLTHDLFVTPLNVHFGVGDLVWIFDRLRVTVAVCDTPERLDRLLEIRSAARQPFLIYALHPCDRVGTADVRLLDEDLADLQRGEIDAILADRPRRTLREPTTVMFTSGSTGRPKGVVFNQFNLVTKRFARAAALPAVGRDEVMLCYLPLFHTFGRYLEMLGTIFWGGTYVFAGNPSVETLLSQFQQVRPTALISVPLRWMQISDHAIAAARESDAETSQTRLLREIVGDRLYWGLSAAGYLDPRVFRFFHRHGVALCSGFGMTEGTGGLTMTPPDDYVEDSVGVPLPGVKVRFGDQDELQIAGVYIARYLPEEAPGGCLRVDAPESDDFWLATGDVFRRTRGDHLEIVDRIKDIYKNNKGQTIAPRQIESLFDLVPGIRRTFLAGDGRSYNTLLIVPDESDEVLRSLTDAESRREYFEQIVTLANPGLAAYERVVNFTILDRDFSADHGELTAKGSYKRKVIERNFAEEIAALYRTNTRTLEVNCYQVTIPRWFFRDLGVLDDAIVATENGLRNREDGRTLRVGPGAEGRVRIGDLEYLLKGRRIDLGLVARQPLLWLGNSAVIDFSPCKAGWDTDLGPFGEQVFLPAAARRQYSGPPAAGRVDRHLVEIDDLVRRALFGDAQLARDSLAALNELLGRVGPNQGAVIRRRLEALAGHQAKSVRCRAYQMLVLDQPVADYNRYLPAFIESGKPFLDKESFEAIGRAAIEPRRLEALRQRLHAYRTQLQWPAEEKRRRVFEDLFHLLADFGRFHPEFYGPIREELISWQLHVQDPDLARAAARQMIALSDWLEQELQRDFDGIDPAAWKGKIVFQEGLSPTEIGRLKEVLIGTTFLRQSIMLAFEGEDLAVSDIAPGGIFVSRIISRYEDSRYRASVNTVTGKHFDLQLIIREDADTKLLTDTIYWYIALRGYPFGTPMLPTFGCSRPELGALSMAYVSDLTVWEKIREFSSVRGPGTQPPSRMRWHQLMVRAMSVVVRGWRNSERRIIPGLITPNNIIVPEPDYRRGAVQNNLTGWKPYTGPLSLIRPLWRNMYHHTISHYPWVKEYLEREWILEAFVEALGVTEARAFFAELREEMDARDEDEMGLGFGDVLRGFAARLGQEYYPPLSLRAAIHRYQEWEIANPEATPRARLEFLEELSRLYKLHSLPEIARFTLFRDTYFRQAPPEVHDVFDRLVERMFLHPQRRATRMVELSDLQALLTGEDDRTAFHRLVFPHRQRHEQMEVRSIGTPDREQVIVRSTITDRYGRGYTVGEPAGPAEVGLLYRIFLQAGYPRTLSRSDRYFVITDDTEQIVGGLVYRAGDDDQVLLDGIVVRDALAERGIAAAVVADFCTRMASRGYKSVRTHYFLRRFFEKHGFRRDVRVGGLVRFL